In one Takifugu flavidus isolate HTHZ2018 chromosome 9, ASM371156v2, whole genome shotgun sequence genomic region, the following are encoded:
- the selenot2 gene encoding selenoprotein T2, translating to MAEYNQIGVLSALLLFTALTARDIYLVRTGLQRGQVTTSSLYRDPGQAKPKSTLYNGPVLKFQYCISUGYSKVFQEYSRAINQLYPGIRIEGENYPPTPFNKLMGSLFSYLKMLSILLIISGQNPFILLGLDTPRAWIWSQENKIFSCLMAYFLCNMMETHFLSTGAFEVTLNDVPLWSKLQSGYVPNIQEIFKILDNQLKINTVDQMSFSP from the exons ATGGCGGAGTACAACCAGATCGGTGTGCTGTCGGCTCTGCTCCTTTTCACAGCCCTGACGGCCAGGGACATTTATCTTGTGAGAACGGGTCTCCAGCGAGGTCAGGTCACAACTTCGAGCCTTTACCGAGACCCTGGCCAGGCTAAACCCAAGTCAACTCTGTACAACGGGCCGGTCCTCAAGTTCCAGTACTG TATCTCCTGAGGCTACAGCAAAGTATTCCAAGAGTACTCGCGGGCAATAAACCAGCTGTACCCGGGCATACGCATTGAAGGAGAAAATTACCCTCCGACTCCCTTCAACAA GTTGATGGGCAGCCTGTTTTCCTACCTGAAGATGCTTTCCATCCTCCTTATTATCAGTGGTCAGAATCCCTTCATCCTTCTTGGCCTCGATACTCCGAGAGCTTGGATCTGGAGTCAGGAGAACAAG ATCTTCTCCTGTCTAATGGCCTACTTCCTCTGTAACATGATGGAGACTCATTTTCTGTCCACTGGAGCCTTTGAGGTCACTCTCAATG ATGTTCCTCTGTGGTCAAAGCTTCAGTCGGGTTATGTCCCAAACATTCAGGAAATCTTCAAGATTCTTGACAACCAGTTGAAAATCAACACGGTGGATCAAATGAGCTTCTCCCCCTAG
- the mrps12 gene encoding 28S ribosomal protein S12, mitochondrial-like isoform X1, translated as MPLFLCLRPALTSLFQASLHSFEWMGHPLYRTMATLNQMHRQGKPKPPPRSLSATFGCPQLKAVVLKTMIRKPKKPNSANRKCARVRLSNGKEAVAFIPGEGHNLQEHNVVLVEGGRTQDLPGVKLKVVRGKYDCAHVVKKKQ; from the exons ATGCCTTTGTTCTTGTGTCTGAGACCAGCGCTGACATCTCTTTTCCAAG CATCGTTGCACAGTTTTGAATGGATGGGCCACCCTCTCTACAGAACAATGGCAACCCTCAACCAGATGCACCGTCAAGGGAAGCCCAAACCACCTCCTAGGTCTCTCAGTGCTACATTTGGTTGTCCCCAACTTAAGGCAGTGGTGCTCAAGACGATGATTCGGAAGCCTAAGAAGCCCAactctgcaaacaggaagtgtgctcGTGTACGGCTCTCTAATGGGAAGGAAGCAGTGGCATTTATTCCTGGGGAAGGACATAATCTACAGGAACACAATGTAGTGCTGGTGGAGGGTGGGAGGACCCAGGACTTGCCTGGAGTAAAACTCAAAGTTGTCCGAGGAAAATATGACTGTGCCCATGTGGTGAAAAAGAAACAGTAG
- the mrps12 gene encoding 28S ribosomal protein S12, mitochondrial-like isoform X2: MGHPLYRTMATLNQMHRQGKPKPPPRSLSATFGCPQLKAVVLKTMIRKPKKPNSANRKCARVRLSNGKEAVAFIPGEGHNLQEHNVVLVEGGRTQDLPGVKLKVVRGKYDCAHVVKKKQ, from the coding sequence ATGGGCCACCCTCTCTACAGAACAATGGCAACCCTCAACCAGATGCACCGTCAAGGGAAGCCCAAACCACCTCCTAGGTCTCTCAGTGCTACATTTGGTTGTCCCCAACTTAAGGCAGTGGTGCTCAAGACGATGATTCGGAAGCCTAAGAAGCCCAactctgcaaacaggaagtgtgctcGTGTACGGCTCTCTAATGGGAAGGAAGCAGTGGCATTTATTCCTGGGGAAGGACATAATCTACAGGAACACAATGTAGTGCTGGTGGAGGGTGGGAGGACCCAGGACTTGCCTGGAGTAAAACTCAAAGTTGTCCGAGGAAAATATGACTGTGCCCATGTGGTGAAAAAGAAACAGTAG